From Pusillibacter faecalis, one genomic window encodes:
- a CDS encoding FeoA family protein yields the protein MTLDMLPLGQEAVITSVGGTGVLRCRLLDMGLIPKTSVRVEKLAPLGDPMELRIRGYALSLRKEDARNITVEVKKP from the coding sequence ATGACTTTAGATATGCTGCCTCTGGGTCAGGAGGCTGTCATCACCTCAGTGGGCGGCACAGGTGTTCTGCGCTGTCGGCTGCTGGATATGGGACTCATCCCCAAGACCTCCGTCCGCGTGGAAAAGCTGGCACCTCTTGGGGACCCTATGGAGCTGCGGATTCGGGGCTATGCCCTGTCCCTGCGGAAGGAAGACGCCCGCAACATCACCGTGGAGGTGAAAAAGCCATGA
- a CDS encoding ABC transporter ATP-binding protein: MAAILTVDNINVYYGSIHAIKGISFEVNEGEIVTLIGANGAGKSTTLNTIAGLLHSHTGSVTFLGENLGKVPAHKIVSRGLALVPEGRRVFLQMTVQENLEMGSYTQPGSGISADLERVYDLFPRLRERRKQVAGTLSGGEQQMLAMGRALMSHPKLLMLDEPSMGLAPILVEQIFSIIQDLHRSGSTILLVEQNAQAALNVADRGYVLETGKVVTTGTGQELLENPAIKKAYLGG, from the coding sequence ATGGCGGCAATCTTAACTGTAGACAATATCAATGTCTATTATGGCAGTATCCACGCCATCAAGGGCATCTCCTTTGAGGTCAATGAGGGGGAAATCGTCACCTTGATCGGAGCCAACGGCGCTGGAAAATCCACCACGCTGAACACCATTGCGGGACTGCTCCACAGTCACACCGGCTCTGTCACCTTTCTTGGCGAGAACCTGGGGAAGGTTCCTGCGCACAAAATTGTCTCCCGGGGCCTGGCACTCGTGCCGGAGGGACGCCGCGTCTTCTTGCAGATGACGGTGCAGGAAAATCTGGAAATGGGCTCCTATACGCAGCCCGGCTCTGGTATTTCCGCCGATCTGGAGCGGGTCTATGATCTGTTCCCCCGTCTGAGGGAACGCCGCAAGCAGGTGGCGGGCACGCTTTCCGGCGGTGAGCAGCAGATGTTAGCTATGGGCCGGGCCCTGATGAGCCATCCCAAGCTACTGATGCTGGATGAGCCCTCCATGGGCCTTGCGCCGATTCTCGTGGAGCAGATCTTTTCCATCATTCAGGATCTGCACCGTTCCGGCTCCACAATTTTGCTGGTGGAGCAGAATGCACAGGCAGCTTTGAATGTCGCTGATCGCGGCTATGTGCTGGAAACCGGGAAAGTCGTTACCACTGGCACCGGCCAGGAGCTACTGGAAAATCCCGCTATTAAAAAAGCATACCTGGGCGGTTGA
- a CDS encoding branched-chain amino acid ABC transporter permease translates to MEFLSYLISGISLGSVYALIALGYTMVYGIAKMLNFAHGDVIMVGGYISFCAVSYLGLPGWIGVVLAVLVCTVLGVVIERLAYKPLRAAPSLAVLITAIGVSYFLQNSALLIWGAASISYPPLISGSLPLFGGKLSIPYVSLLTVAVCLVIMAALTTFINQSKMGKAMRACSEDKGAAQLMGINVNATISTTFAIGSALAAIAGVLLCSSYSILSPTTGSMPGIKAFTAAVFGGIGSIPGAFLGGLLLGIIESLAKAYISTNLANSIVFAVLIVVLLVRPAGLLGKYVPEKV, encoded by the coding sequence ATGGAATTCTTGTCTTATCTGATCAGCGGCATCAGCCTTGGCAGTGTATACGCTCTGATCGCCCTGGGCTACACCATGGTCTACGGCATTGCCAAGATGCTGAACTTTGCTCACGGGGATGTCATCATGGTGGGCGGCTATATTTCGTTTTGTGCCGTCAGCTATCTGGGCCTGCCCGGATGGATTGGCGTTGTGCTGGCAGTGCTGGTTTGCACGGTGCTGGGTGTGGTCATCGAACGGCTGGCCTACAAACCCCTGCGTGCTGCGCCCTCCTTGGCGGTATTGATCACCGCCATTGGCGTGAGCTACTTCCTGCAAAATTCCGCTTTGCTGATTTGGGGCGCGGCCAGCATCTCCTATCCTCCCCTCATCAGCGGCTCGCTGCCCCTGTTCGGCGGCAAGCTCTCCATCCCTTATGTTTCCTTGCTCACGGTGGCGGTATGCCTTGTCATCATGGCAGCTCTCACCACCTTCATCAACCAGAGCAAAATGGGAAAGGCCATGCGCGCCTGCTCAGAGGATAAGGGCGCCGCACAACTGATGGGTATCAATGTCAATGCTACGATCTCCACCACTTTTGCCATCGGCTCTGCCCTGGCGGCCATTGCCGGTGTGCTACTGTGCTCGTCCTATTCCATTCTCTCCCCCACCACCGGCTCCATGCCGGGCATCAAAGCCTTTACCGCCGCGGTCTTTGGCGGCATTGGCTCCATTCCCGGCGCGTTCCTGGGCGGGTTGCTGCTGGGCATCATTGAGTCTCTGGCCAAAGCCTATATCTCCACCAATCTGGCCAATTCCATTGTCTTTGCTGTGCTGATCGTGGTGCTGCTGGTGCGACCCGCGGGTCTTCTTGGCAAATACGTGCCTGAGAAAGTGTGA
- a CDS encoding ABC transporter substrate-binding protein produces the protein MKKKLFALMMAMVMVLSLAACGGDSGTTDDTTDDTTNDASNTTGTAGGTFKIGTIGPLTGDNAIYGQAVANGAKIAVDEINAASGDIQFELQSEDDVADGETSVNAYNTLMDWGMQMLVGPTTTGASIAVSSVVNEDRTFMLTPSGSSTDIIDGKDNVFQVCFTDPNQGTGAADYMAENMSGAKVAVIYQNDIAYSQGIRDTFVAEAEAKSLEVVYEGTFTADTKSDFSVQLTAAQSAGADLLFLPIYYQEASVILNQANQMGYTPTFFGVDGMDGILTLSGFDTSLAEGVMLLTPFSADAEDERTQTFVKTYEEQFGEIPNQFAADAYDAVYILKAALEAAGCTADMSAVDICEALVPVMPTITVDGLTGQGMTWDASGAVSKAPMAVVIENGVYVLP, from the coding sequence ATGAAAAAGAAACTCTTTGCTCTGATGATGGCCATGGTCATGGTCCTCAGTCTGGCAGCCTGCGGCGGTGACTCTGGTACCACCGACGACACCACAGACGATACCACAAACGATGCCAGCAATACTACTGGCACTGCCGGCGGCACCTTTAAAATCGGCACCATCGGTCCTCTGACCGGTGACAATGCGATCTATGGCCAGGCCGTTGCCAATGGCGCCAAGATTGCCGTGGATGAAATCAATGCCGCCAGCGGCGATATCCAGTTCGAGCTTCAGTCTGAGGACGATGTGGCGGATGGTGAGACCTCCGTCAACGCCTACAATACTCTGATGGACTGGGGTATGCAGATGCTGGTTGGCCCCACCACCACCGGTGCATCCATTGCCGTTTCCTCTGTGGTCAATGAAGACCGGACCTTCATGCTGACCCCCTCCGGCTCCTCCACCGACATTATCGATGGGAAGGATAATGTCTTCCAGGTCTGCTTCACCGACCCCAACCAGGGAACCGGCGCTGCCGACTACATGGCCGAGAATATGTCTGGTGCCAAGGTTGCCGTGATCTATCAAAACGACATCGCATACTCCCAGGGCATCCGGGACACTTTTGTGGCCGAAGCGGAAGCCAAGAGCCTGGAGGTCGTCTATGAGGGCACCTTCACTGCCGACACTAAGAGCGATTTCTCCGTTCAGCTCACTGCCGCCCAGTCCGCCGGTGCGGACCTGCTGTTCCTGCCCATCTACTATCAGGAAGCCTCTGTGATTTTGAACCAGGCCAATCAGATGGGCTATACTCCCACCTTCTTCGGCGTGGATGGCATGGACGGAATCCTGACCCTGTCCGGCTTTGACACCTCTCTGGCTGAGGGCGTCATGCTGCTGACCCCCTTCTCCGCCGACGCGGAGGACGAGCGGACCCAGACCTTTGTCAAGACCTATGAAGAGCAGTTTGGCGAGATTCCCAACCAGTTTGCCGCCGATGCCTATGATGCCGTGTATATCCTCAAGGCTGCTCTGGAAGCCGCCGGCTGCACCGCCGACATGTCCGCTGTCGACATCTGCGAGGCTCTTGTCCCCGTGATGCCCACCATCACGGTGGACGGCCTCACCGGCCAGGGCATGACCTGGGATGCCTCCGGCGCTGTGTCCAAGGCACCCATGGCAGTTGTGATCGAAAACGGCGTGTACGTCCTGCCCTAA
- the feoB gene encoding ferrous iron transport protein B encodes MIFALAGNQNCGKTTLFNQLTGSNQHVGNFPGVTVDQKSGAVRGQKNCTVVDLPGIYSIRPYTPEEIVTRDFILNQRPDGIINIVDATNIERNLYLTLQLMEMHIPMVLALNMMDEVSANGGTINIQGMSQALGIPVVPISAVKNEGVEELIRTAVATAKNRVYPAVYDFCAPGPVHRCIHAVVHQIEDHAEKAGLPVRFAATKLIEGDEDIRARLELDQNELELIEHSVQEMESEHDMDRNAALADMRYDFIENVCRDTVVKCRESRERERSEAIDRVVTNKYLALPLFFCIMLGIFYLTFEVIGAFLSDLLAAGIDALSAAVDAGLTSYGLNSVVHSLVIDGIFAGVGSVLSFLPIIVVLFFFLSILEDTGYMARVAFFMDQLLRKIGLSGRSIVPMLIGFGCSVPAIMSTRTLASERDRRMTILLTPFMSCSAKIPIYGVFSAAFFPDCAALVMIMLYLGGILVGILAAKVLGKTAFRGNPVPFVMELPNYRFPSARSVGQLCWDKAKDFLTRAFTIIFIATIVVWFLQTFDTRLNLVADSSDSLLATVGAWIAPLFAPLGFGDWRVSTSLITGFIAKESVISTLGILTGAGADVTASALGTLFTPVTAVSFLTFTLLYTPCVAAISAVRRELNSGWQAAGVAISQCAVAWMVALVVYRAALFFV; translated from the coding sequence ATGATTTTCGCGCTGGCCGGCAATCAAAACTGCGGCAAGACCACGCTCTTCAACCAGCTCACCGGCTCCAACCAGCACGTGGGTAATTTTCCCGGCGTCACGGTGGACCAGAAGTCCGGCGCCGTCCGGGGGCAGAAGAACTGCACGGTGGTGGATCTGCCCGGCATCTACTCCATCCGGCCCTATACACCGGAGGAGATCGTCACCCGGGATTTCATTCTGAACCAGCGGCCAGACGGCATCATCAACATTGTGGACGCCACCAACATCGAGCGCAACCTCTATCTGACGCTGCAGCTCATGGAAATGCATATTCCCATGGTGCTGGCGCTGAACATGATGGACGAGGTGTCCGCCAACGGGGGCACCATCAACATCCAGGGGATGTCCCAGGCCCTGGGCATCCCGGTGGTGCCCATCTCCGCGGTGAAGAATGAGGGTGTAGAAGAGCTGATCCGAACCGCAGTTGCCACGGCAAAAAACCGGGTCTACCCGGCGGTGTACGACTTCTGCGCGCCGGGGCCGGTCCACCGCTGTATCCACGCAGTAGTGCACCAGATCGAGGACCACGCGGAGAAAGCAGGGCTTCCGGTGCGCTTTGCCGCCACGAAGCTCATTGAGGGCGACGAGGACATCCGCGCCCGGCTGGAGCTGGACCAGAACGAGCTGGAGCTCATCGAGCACAGCGTTCAGGAGATGGAGTCGGAGCACGACATGGACCGCAACGCCGCCCTGGCGGACATGCGCTATGACTTCATTGAGAATGTCTGCCGGGACACGGTGGTGAAATGCCGGGAGTCCCGGGAGCGGGAGCGCAGCGAGGCCATTGACCGGGTAGTGACCAACAAGTACCTGGCCCTGCCCCTGTTCTTCTGCATTATGCTGGGGATCTTCTACCTGACGTTCGAGGTGATCGGCGCGTTTCTCTCAGACCTGCTGGCCGCCGGCATCGACGCTCTCTCCGCCGCTGTGGACGCAGGACTGACCTCCTACGGCCTGAACTCGGTGGTACATAGTCTCGTGATCGACGGCATTTTTGCCGGCGTGGGCAGTGTGTTGAGCTTTTTGCCCATCATTGTGGTTCTCTTTTTCTTTCTCTCTATCCTAGAGGATACCGGCTACATGGCCCGGGTGGCCTTCTTCATGGACCAGCTGCTGCGGAAGATCGGTCTTTCCGGCCGCAGCATCGTCCCGATGCTGATCGGCTTTGGCTGCTCCGTCCCCGCCATCATGTCCACCCGGACGCTGGCCTCGGAACGGGACCGCCGGATGACCATTCTTCTCACGCCGTTCATGAGCTGCTCTGCAAAAATCCCTATCTACGGAGTTTTTTCCGCCGCCTTTTTCCCGGACTGTGCGGCGCTGGTAATGATCATGCTTTACTTAGGCGGCATCCTGGTGGGAATTCTCGCCGCGAAGGTCCTGGGAAAGACCGCCTTCCGCGGCAACCCCGTCCCCTTTGTCATGGAGCTTCCCAACTACCGCTTCCCCTCTGCCCGGAGTGTGGGGCAGCTGTGCTGGGACAAGGCCAAGGACTTTCTGACCCGCGCCTTTACGATCATCTTTATCGCCACCATTGTCGTGTGGTTTCTGCAGACCTTTGATACCCGGCTGAATCTGGTGGCCGACAGTTCTGACAGCCTTCTTGCCACGGTGGGCGCCTGGATCGCCCCCCTGTTCGCTCCACTGGGCTTTGGGGATTGGCGGGTCTCCACCTCCTTGATTACCGGTTTTATTGCCAAGGAGTCTGTAATCTCTACGCTGGGTATCTTGACAGGCGCAGGTGCTGATGTGACGGCATCAGCCCTCGGCACTCTCTTTACCCCTGTGACTGCTGTTAGCTTTTTGACATTTACACTGCTCTATACCCCTTGTGTGGCAGCCATCTCCGCGGTGCGGCGGGAACTGAACTCTGGCTGGCAGGCCGCTGGCGTGGCAATCAGTCAGTGCGCCGTTGCGTGGATGGTAGCGCTGGTGGTATACCGGGCCGCACTGTTTTTTGTCTGA
- a CDS encoding branched-chain amino acid ABC transporter permease, which translates to MKKLRIQKHTRTDFLTYLGVIAAFAVLSTLNASGGLSRSLSGQLVPICCYMSMAVSLNLTVGILGELSLGHAGFMSVGAFSGIIAAMSLQSAIPSEPIRLAIAMVVGALVAALAGVIVGTPVLRLRGDYLAIVTLAFGEIIKELVNCLLVGHDSRGLHIALNITGSKSIADLHLEEDGLAIIKGAQGAAGTNTIATFTAGFLLVMVTLAVVLNLKHSRAGRAVMALRDNSIAAESIGLNITKYKMMAFVTSAALAGAAGALYGLNFSSLQATKFNFNTSILILVFVVLGGLGNIWGSLIAAAALTVLPEMLRAFSDYRMLVYAIVLILVMLATNNPTFKVFFSRFRRGGSRKSTGKEAM; encoded by the coding sequence ATGAAAAAACTGCGCATTCAAAAACACACCCGCACAGACTTTCTCACTTACCTTGGCGTGATCGCCGCCTTTGCCGTGCTGAGCACCCTAAATGCCAGCGGCGGATTGAGCCGGTCCCTGTCCGGTCAGCTGGTCCCCATCTGCTGCTATATGTCCATGGCGGTGTCGCTGAACCTGACCGTAGGTATCTTGGGGGAGCTGAGTCTGGGCCACGCGGGATTCATGAGCGTGGGTGCCTTCTCCGGCATTATCGCCGCCATGAGCCTGCAGAGCGCCATTCCCTCCGAGCCTATCCGGCTGGCGATTGCCATGGTGGTCGGTGCGCTGGTGGCCGCGCTGGCAGGTGTCATCGTAGGCACGCCAGTGCTGCGGCTCCGGGGCGACTACCTGGCCATTGTCACACTGGCCTTTGGCGAAATCATCAAGGAGCTGGTCAACTGTCTTCTGGTGGGCCACGACTCCCGGGGGCTGCACATCGCCCTCAACATCACCGGCAGTAAGAGCATCGCGGACCTTCATCTGGAGGAGGACGGCCTTGCCATCATCAAGGGTGCTCAGGGTGCCGCCGGCACCAATACCATTGCAACCTTCACCGCAGGCTTTCTGCTGGTGATGGTGACATTGGCGGTGGTTTTAAATCTGAAACACAGCCGAGCGGGCAGGGCTGTTATGGCGCTGCGGGACAACAGCATTGCCGCAGAGAGCATTGGATTAAATATCACCAAATACAAAATGATGGCTTTTGTTACCTCCGCCGCTCTGGCCGGCGCCGCCGGCGCGTTGTACGGCTTGAATTTCTCCTCTCTCCAGGCGACCAAGTTCAACTTTAACACCTCCATTTTGATTCTGGTCTTTGTGGTGCTGGGCGGTCTTGGCAACATCTGGGGTTCCCTGATTGCCGCCGCCGCACTGACGGTGCTTCCAGAGATGCTCCGTGCTTTCTCCGACTATCGGATGCTGGTGTACGCCATCGTGCTGATCCTGGTGATGCTGGCTACCAATAATCCCACCTTCAAGGTGTTTTTCAGCCGCTTCCGCCGGGGCGGTTCCCGCAAGAGTACCGGAAAGGAGGCCATGTGA
- a CDS encoding transcription repressor NadR, whose protein sequence is MQAEQRRQAILNTLRQSDQPVSAGVLAERFSVSRQIVVGDVALLRATGADITATPRGYVMQRSPAGLLRQIVCRHSASGMEAELNAMVDNGCTVLDVIVDHPVYGQLTGPLQLSSRYDVQQFLDRCAQSDARPLSDLTEGIHLHTISCPDEASWQRVLDALRRMHILIEA, encoded by the coding sequence ATGCAGGCAGAACAGCGCCGACAGGCCATCCTCAATACGCTGCGGCAGTCTGATCAGCCAGTCAGTGCCGGTGTTCTGGCAGAGCGGTTCTCCGTGAGCCGGCAGATCGTTGTGGGAGATGTTGCTCTTCTGCGGGCTACTGGCGCGGACATCACCGCCACCCCCCGCGGGTATGTCATGCAGCGCTCACCGGCTGGCCTTTTGCGTCAGATTGTCTGCCGCCACAGTGCCTCCGGCATGGAGGCGGAGCTCAACGCCATGGTGGACAACGGCTGCACTGTATTGGATGTCATCGTGGATCATCCTGTCTATGGACAGCTCACCGGCCCATTGCAGCTCTCCAGCCGGTACGATGTGCAGCAGTTCCTGGACCGCTGCGCCCAGTCTGACGCCCGTCCCCTGTCTGATCTGACAGAGGGGATTCATCTCCATACGATTTCCTGCCCCGATGAGGCGTCCTGGCAGCGAGTATTGGACGCACTGCGACGGATGCATATTTTAATTGAAGCATGA
- a CDS encoding ABC transporter ATP-binding protein has protein sequence MLPDRDIDKSPILECINVGINFGGLAAVEDFNIAIGRTEISGLIGPNGAGKTTVFNLLTKVYQPTKGTILLDGKDTHGMTTAQVNRAGIARTFQNIRLFNDLTVEENVTVAMDAQMSYSMWSGIFRLPKFWKEEKVVHDRALELLSLFHMEDLAGAKAGSLPYGAQRRLEIVRALATNPSLLLLDEPAAGMNPSETAELMENIRKIRDTFQIAVLLIEHDMSLVMNICEGIAVLNFGRIIAKGTPADIQSNPAVIEAYLGKKKEA, from the coding sequence ATGCTACCGGACCGGGACATCGACAAGTCCCCGATTTTGGAGTGCATCAACGTGGGCATCAACTTCGGCGGCCTCGCGGCGGTGGAGGATTTTAACATTGCCATCGGCCGAACGGAGATCTCCGGCCTGATCGGGCCCAATGGCGCCGGTAAAACCACGGTTTTTAACCTGCTGACTAAAGTCTATCAGCCCACTAAGGGCACCATCCTGCTGGATGGCAAGGATACCCACGGCATGACCACCGCCCAGGTAAACCGGGCCGGTATTGCCCGGACTTTTCAGAATATCCGCCTTTTCAATGACCTGACGGTAGAGGAAAATGTCACCGTGGCCATGGACGCCCAGATGTCCTACAGCATGTGGAGCGGCATCTTCCGCCTGCCGAAATTCTGGAAAGAGGAAAAGGTGGTCCATGACCGGGCATTGGAGCTTTTGAGCCTGTTCCATATGGAAGATCTGGCTGGAGCCAAGGCGGGTTCGCTGCCCTATGGCGCGCAGCGCCGGTTGGAAATCGTACGAGCGCTTGCCACCAATCCCTCTCTTTTGCTTTTGGATGAGCCCGCTGCGGGTATGAACCCCTCCGAGACGGCGGAGCTGATGGAAAACATCCGAAAAATTCGTGATACCTTCCAGATCGCGGTACTGTTGATTGAACACGACATGAGTCTGGTCATGAACATCTGCGAGGGCATCGCGGTGCTGAATTTTGGCCGTATCATCGCCAAGGGCACGCCGGCAGATATCCAGTCCAATCCCGCAGTCATTGAGGCCTATCTTGGCAAGAAAAAGGAGGCGTGA
- a CDS encoding suppressor of fused domain protein, with product MGFLDKFRKKPRVTPGGSPIYRYETPEEPGWRPPESVGAYAEEITEHFEALFPGRESFVFHELISDLVHIDINIMRPTEKQDFYVLYTTGMSDLPMTLPDELSDREDLKYAELYLFLPGSWDLGKEFSLSSDMPESSYWPVRMLKFLARFPHEYETWLGWGHTVPNGPEYTPLCDGVGFGGVVLSWTGEDNRLGGLNAEDGRKINFYSVIPAYKEEIEYKLKYGMEGLDKVFCEKQLPMILDIHRPNLCPDFKEVLDQ from the coding sequence ATGGGTTTTCTTGACAAATTCCGCAAAAAGCCGAGGGTCACTCCCGGCGGCTCGCCAATCTATCGCTATGAGACGCCAGAGGAACCGGGCTGGCGGCCGCCGGAGTCGGTAGGTGCCTATGCTGAGGAGATTACTGAACATTTTGAAGCGCTCTTTCCTGGAAGAGAGAGTTTTGTGTTCCACGAGCTGATCAGCGATCTGGTACACATCGACATAAACATTATGCGGCCCACGGAAAAACAGGATTTCTATGTTCTCTACACCACCGGCATGAGTGATCTCCCCATGACCCTGCCGGATGAGCTTTCGGACCGGGAGGACCTTAAATATGCGGAACTCTATCTGTTTCTCCCTGGCAGCTGGGACTTGGGGAAAGAGTTCTCCCTCTCCAGTGACATGCCTGAATCCTCCTACTGGCCTGTCCGGATGCTGAAATTTTTGGCCCGGTTCCCCCATGAGTATGAGACCTGGCTGGGTTGGGGGCACACTGTGCCCAATGGTCCAGAGTACACACCGCTTTGTGATGGCGTGGGCTTCGGAGGCGTGGTGCTGAGCTGGACCGGCGAGGATAACCGTCTTGGCGGTTTGAACGCTGAGGACGGCCGGAAGATCAATTTCTACAGCGTCATCCCTGCCTACAAGGAGGAGATCGAGTACAAGCTGAAATATGGTATGGAGGGTCTGGATAAGGTATTCTGTGAAAAACAGCTTCCCATGATCCTGGATATCCATCGCCCCAATCTATGCCCGGATTTTAAGGAGGTTCTGGACCAGTGA